The Syntrophorhabdaceae bacterium genome segment CTTTTCCTCTTTATTTTATGGATTGGGTGCAGGCAGCACCCGAGGACGATACGATCTTGCAGGGAAATCCTCTCATAGTAACTATGGCCGATAACGGCAAAGAGATCTGCCTCAAAACAGGCGAGATCTTCCGGATAGAGCTTTCAACTTATGGCACGGCAGGGTATTCCTGGCAGTTTGAGCAAATGGACAAAGAATATCTGGAGATTGTAGATAAAGAATCTAAGGCTGCGTCTGGTCTCATGGGCGCGCCTACCAAAATGGCATGGCAGCTTAAGGCCTTGAGAGCGGGTAATACGAAGATCGAAATGTATAATTACCGTATCTGGGAAGGCAGGGAAAAAGCAGTCAGCCGGTTTTCACTCGGTATCGATATAAAGTAACAATGAGGCACGTGCAGCGCGTGCTGCGGGAGGATGGGTGAAGGCCGTCGGGACCTGGCACCTATATCGATGGATCGGAGGAGGCAGAGGATGAGAAAAGGTAAATCCGCAGCTCTGAAATGGCATCTCCTGGTTGCACTGATATTGTTGGCAGGCTCTTTCATCGTCCCCCAAGCCCGGGCCGATGAGCTGAACGCAATACAGGCGGCTATAGCCGCACAAGATGCGAAGTGGGTGGCCGGCGAGACTTCCATGTCGAGGCTTTCGCTGGAAGAGCGGAAAATGCGTCTCGGCGCCCGGGTATCGGTCGTCAAGGACGACGACACCTTCATCCCCGAGCCTGAAGCACGGGCCGCGACCGCGCTGCCTCCGGCAATCGACTGGCGGGACAATAACGGTAACTGGGTGACCTCCGTGAAGGACCAATATGCCTGCGGAGGGTGCTGGGCTTTTTCCGCGGCGGCGGCCCTCGAATCCCTGGTCCTGAGGACCCGGCGGACGCCGGGGGTCAATGTGGATCTCTCCGAACAGGTCATGATCTCGTGCAGCGGAGCAGGGAGTTGCCGATTCGGGGGATCACAGTCGGAAGCGGCGGCTTTCCTCAAGCTAACGGGACTGCCGCTGGACAGTTGCTATGGCTTCCAGGGTATGGATACCCCCTGCGGCGATGCATGCCCCGGCTGGCAATCTTCGGCTCATAAGATCGCCCAGTGGAGCTGGGTCAATGCGTATGGAAGGCCCGCGAGCGTGAGCGCGATCAAGAATGCCCTCTACACCTACGGCCCCCTGGTAACCATGTTTAACGTGTTCAATGATTTCCATAATTATACGGGCGGCATCTATTCTCATGTTGCAGGGGATGAGGAGGGGCTTCATTCTGTGCTCCTCGTGGGATATAACGACGGTGAGGGGGGATATTTCATCGTCAAGAACAGTTGGGGCGATTACTGGGGTGAATCCGGTTTTTTCAGGATCGCTTATTCCCAGGTTGCCAACGAGGTGGAGTTCGGCGCGGAGACTATCGCCTATATGCCCCTTCTGCCGAAAATAGCCCTGTCTCCGGGAAGTCTCAACTTCGGCGCCGTGAAGACAGGGGGTTCTTCGAACGGAAAGACCGTGACCATCCGTAACTCCGGAAAAGGCGAGTTGGCCTTGGGGGCGCTTGGGATAACCGGGACAAATCAATCTGAATTCAGTCAGTCCGACAACTGCGGCGGGTTCGTGGCCTCCGCCTCATCTTGCGCCGTCACGGTGAGCGCCTCGCCAAGGGCGCCTTACGGCAACAAGACTGCGAAGCTCCAGGTACCTTCCAATGACGCGAACAAACCCACTTCTTCCGTCACGCTGGTTGCGAATGCATCTCCGCCAAAAATCGTGGTCGTGCCGGGGAGTATCAAT includes the following:
- a CDS encoding protease inhibitor I42 family protein; protein product: MAINKWNPLRVCFLYGPVLLLSFPLYFMDWVQAAPEDDTILQGNPLIVTMADNGKEICLKTGEIFRIELSTYGTAGYSWQFEQMDKEYLEIVDKESKAASGLMGAPTKMAWQLKALRAGNTKIEMYNYRIWEGREKAVSRFSLGIDIK
- a CDS encoding C1 family peptidase; this translates as MRKGKSAALKWHLLVALILLAGSFIVPQARADELNAIQAAIAAQDAKWVAGETSMSRLSLEERKMRLGARVSVVKDDDTFIPEPEARAATALPPAIDWRDNNGNWVTSVKDQYACGGCWAFSAAAALESLVLRTRRTPGVNVDLSEQVMISCSGAGSCRFGGSQSEAAAFLKLTGLPLDSCYGFQGMDTPCGDACPGWQSSAHKIAQWSWVNAYGRPASVSAIKNALYTYGPLVTMFNVFNDFHNYTGGIYSHVAGDEEGLHSVLLVGYNDGEGGYFIVKNSWGDYWGESGFFRIAYSQVANEVEFGAETIAYMPLLPKIALSPGSLNFGAVKTGGSSNGKTVTIRNSGKGELALGALGITGTNQSEFSQSDNCGGFVASASSCAVTVSASPRAPYGNKTAKLQVPSNDANKPTSSVTLVANASPPKIVVVPGSINFGAVTGSNTRTLNVRNTGVSDLTVSSVVKTGPGAAYFTLTGSVAIIAPREQGELQITFTPDSKTVRAASLEITSDDPAKKGRPVVVRLSGKGK